One segment of Leuconostoc lactis DNA contains the following:
- a CDS encoding GNAT family N-acetyltransferase translates to MHFRLAVVPEINYLSTLVADAFQHYALYQQTIGQTFTKKADYQRFIQQLHAVHVAVNVHLKKAFVVEEQQQIVSVVILDSPQLPTASIWQYLKYGGLKLLPYVLTHQLGRFLQMLDDAEKVPQQDQQANWHVNLLAVNPAHQGQQIGSKTLTQFVLPYVKKHGGQQVSLITNTARNVAFYQKNAFQVIDERVLAFQTTQVKSWALVRQV, encoded by the coding sequence ATGCATTTTAGATTAGCAGTTGTGCCAGAAATTAATTATTTATCGACGTTAGTTGCCGATGCCTTTCAGCATTATGCGTTATACCAACAAACGATTGGACAAACTTTTACAAAAAAGGCAGACTATCAGCGCTTTATTCAGCAATTACATGCGGTACATGTTGCCGTCAACGTTCACCTTAAAAAAGCGTTTGTTGTTGAAGAGCAGCAACAAATTGTGTCGGTGGTCATTTTAGATTCGCCGCAATTACCCACCGCCAGTATTTGGCAGTATTTGAAATATGGCGGTTTAAAATTACTGCCGTACGTCTTGACCCATCAATTGGGCCGATTTTTACAGATGTTAGATGATGCCGAAAAAGTCCCACAACAAGATCAGCAGGCCAATTGGCATGTTAATTTATTAGCAGTCAATCCAGCACATCAAGGCCAGCAAATTGGATCAAAAACATTAACCCAATTTGTTTTACCATATGTTAAAAAGCACGGTGGCCAACAGGTATCATTAATTACCAATACGGCACGCAACGTGGCTTTTTACCAGAAAAATGCTTTTCAAGTGATCGATGAGCGCGTACTCGCTTTTCAAACAACCCAAGTCAAGTCTTGGGCGTTGGTCCGACAAGTTTAA
- a CDS encoding TetR/AcrR family transcriptional regulator translates to MDRRQIKTQAQIKQVFIQLLAEQPLDKITVAQLADTADINRGTFYRYYRDMYDLHDHLVASLISDITQIFSQNYPTTAENHAILKTLSHQLVAYIGSHQDTVAVLLRQPTIGAAVFQQVKVAFIQKACALEATLPNNIPDTVEINFIVSGIMGLVMDFVTQDLAISATTLDQHIYALLRKF, encoded by the coding sequence ATGGATCGCAGACAAATTAAAACGCAAGCGCAAATTAAACAGGTCTTTATTCAGTTATTGGCCGAACAGCCCCTTGATAAAATTACCGTGGCGCAATTAGCCGATACCGCCGATATTAACCGCGGTACTTTTTATCGCTATTACCGCGATATGTATGATCTACACGATCACCTTGTGGCGAGTTTAATCAGCGATATCACCCAAATTTTCAGTCAAAATTATCCGACAACAGCAGAAAACCATGCGATTCTCAAAACATTAAGTCACCAGCTTGTGGCCTACATTGGCAGCCACCAAGACACAGTGGCCGTTTTGTTACGTCAGCCAACCATTGGCGCCGCTGTTTTCCAGCAAGTGAAAGTTGCCTTTATTCAAAAAGCTTGTGCGCTCGAAGCCACTTTACCCAACAATATCCCCGATACGGTTGAAATCAATTTTATTGTGTCCGGCATCATGGGCCTGGTGATGGACTTTGTGACACAAGACTTAGCCATTTCAGCTACAACACTTGATCAACATATCTATGCCTTACTCCGTAAATTTTAA
- a CDS encoding xanthine phosphoribosyltransferase, with protein sequence MKQLEERIKQEGRVLGNDILKVDAFLNHQIDPELMQAIGSAFAQHFQNDQIDKILTVESSGIAPAVFTGLALHVPVVFARKNKSLTLPDGVWTADVYSYTKQTTNHVMIDQRFLGAGERVLIIDDFLANGQAVAGLLDIVDQAQAVAVGAGIVIEKSFQKGRQLLDDRGLPVVSLARIKAFRDGQVEFDS encoded by the coding sequence ATGAAACAGTTAGAAGAACGGATTAAACAAGAAGGTCGAGTGCTTGGCAACGATATTTTGAAGGTCGATGCTTTTTTGAACCATCAAATTGACCCTGAATTGATGCAGGCGATTGGGTCAGCTTTTGCGCAACATTTTCAAAATGACCAGATCGATAAAATTTTGACGGTGGAGTCATCAGGCATTGCACCGGCTGTCTTTACCGGTTTGGCCCTGCACGTGCCGGTAGTTTTTGCACGCAAAAACAAGTCGTTGACGTTACCCGACGGGGTTTGGACAGCTGACGTTTATTCGTATACGAAGCAGACAACTAATCACGTGATGATTGACCAGCGCTTTCTTGGTGCCGGAGAACGCGTGTTGATTATTGATGATTTCTTGGCGAATGGGCAAGCAGTGGCTGGGTTACTTGATATTGTTGATCAAGCACAAGCGGTTGCGGTAGGTGCTGGGATTGTGATTGAAAAGTCATTCCAAAAGGGTCGGCAATTGTTAGATGACCGTGGTTTGCCGGTGGTTAGTTTAGCGCGGATTAAAGCATTTCGCGATGGGCAAGTTGAATTCGATTCATAA
- a CDS encoding magnesium transporter CorA family protein, protein MIETVKKFSRFTWHHISNLTPEDTKVLVADHELTDEMIGYAIDHNEAVRMEYDAAAEEALMVIDVISYHDDVVETRPIGILFAHGDLYTFSHTVTDYVQAVLLAPENRQGRVADTDITAIDFVMTGLYTLMMRYVEQITEINRKRRVIQSQLGHQKRTTKQMNDLLRLQTQMIYIQNSLANNHVMLDTFKHDFKDKLSNFEIEHIDDVRVEISQAEHMADLAVAVINSVVDAYGNLSSRDLDWTMKVLTVYSIVLTVPTIVSGFYGENVKWLPFADMQNSWWISILITVLLMGLVSLLLALNGFFRK, encoded by the coding sequence ATGATCGAAACAGTTAAAAAATTTAGCCGCTTTACGTGGCATCATATATCGAATTTGACCCCTGAAGATACTAAGGTCTTGGTAGCAGATCACGAATTAACTGATGAAATGATTGGGTATGCTATCGATCATAATGAAGCTGTTCGGATGGAATATGACGCGGCGGCTGAAGAAGCGTTAATGGTGATTGACGTGATTTCGTATCATGATGATGTGGTGGAAACACGGCCGATTGGAATTTTATTTGCCCATGGCGATTTATATACCTTTTCACACACCGTGACTGATTATGTGCAAGCGGTACTGTTAGCGCCGGAAAATCGGCAAGGACGGGTCGCTGATACGGATATTACGGCCATTGATTTTGTGATGACGGGCTTATATACACTGATGATGCGCTATGTCGAACAAATTACTGAAATTAACCGCAAGCGGCGGGTGATTCAATCGCAATTGGGACATCAAAAACGCACAACAAAGCAAATGAACGATTTGTTACGTTTGCAGACGCAAATGATTTACATTCAAAATTCATTAGCTAATAATCATGTGATGTTAGATACTTTTAAGCACGATTTTAAGGATAAGCTGTCTAATTTTGAGATTGAGCATATTGATGATGTGCGCGTTGAAATTAGTCAAGCTGAGCACATGGCTGATTTAGCAGTGGCGGTGATTAATTCTGTTGTTGACGCCTATGGTAACTTGAGTAGTCGCGATTTGGACTGGACCATGAAAGTCCTCACAGTCTATTCAATTGTCTTGACGGTGCCAACGATTGTGAGTGGTTTTTATGGTGAAAATGTCAAATGGTTACCGTTCGCCGATATGCAAAACAGTTGGTGGATTTCTATCTTGATTACGGTGCTGTTAATGGGACTTGTGAGTCTGTTGTTAGCACTGAACGGCTTTTTCAGAAAGTAA
- a CDS encoding GNAT family N-acetyltransferase has translation MAQDATTSPDHTVHLRPMRPQDVPSVAKIYLTSRQAYFPWVKKPQYADFERVSVGELVQVAVVADEIVGFAALSEWDSFLHLLFVKIGWQQQGVGKALLNWARQQVQRPLELKVVQANVAAQRFYEREGFRIVARDNFAQPSNVTYRDDRNS, from the coding sequence ATGGCACAAGATGCAACAACTTCTCCAGATCATACGGTACACTTACGGCCAATGCGGCCACAAGATGTGCCTAGTGTGGCCAAGATTTATCTCACTAGCCGGCAGGCCTATTTTCCATGGGTAAAAAAGCCACAGTATGCGGATTTTGAGCGGGTGAGTGTGGGTGAATTGGTGCAAGTCGCTGTTGTGGCTGATGAAATTGTCGGCTTTGCAGCCTTATCTGAATGGGATAGTTTTTTGCATTTACTTTTTGTGAAGATTGGTTGGCAGCAACAAGGTGTGGGCAAAGCCTTACTGAATTGGGCGCGGCAGCAAGTGCAACGGCCATTAGAACTGAAAGTTGTGCAGGCTAATGTGGCAGCACAACGCTTTTATGAACGTGAAGGTTTTCGTATTGTCGCCCGCGATAATTTTGCGCAACCAAGCAATGTGACGTATAGAGATGATCGAAACAGTTAA
- a CDS encoding YidC/Oxa1 family membrane protein insertase yields MKRFENILKKIGPLPLILAAVALVIIVIASASFHGHVASNGLWGAIVAAFTSAILGSAAWFGNNYGMGIIIFTILIRFLILPLMVYQVHSMMKMQGVQPALKALQAKYPGKDTESRQLMMAEQQALYKEAGVNPFASLLPLIVQMPVLIALYQAIYTSPVLKSGKFLWLQLGSHDPYYVLPILAAVFTFASSWLSMQSTPEQNGMTKAMPYIFPVVIFFSAIAVPSALSLYWVVGNVFQTIQTFFLQNPFKIRRERELLKQKERELQRKIKKAKRGTRR; encoded by the coding sequence ATGAAACGTTTTGAAAATATTCTAAAAAAGATTGGCCCGTTACCCCTTATCCTAGCAGCCGTGGCGTTAGTGATTATTGTCATTGCCAGTGCCTCTTTTCACGGGCATGTTGCTTCTAATGGGCTGTGGGGCGCAATTGTTGCGGCCTTTACATCAGCTATTTTGGGGTCAGCCGCTTGGTTTGGCAACAACTACGGCATGGGTATCATTATTTTCACCATTTTGATTCGTTTCTTGATTTTGCCATTGATGGTTTATCAAGTCCATTCAATGATGAAAATGCAAGGGGTGCAACCAGCCTTGAAAGCGTTGCAAGCAAAGTATCCAGGTAAGGATACTGAAAGCCGTCAATTAATGATGGCAGAGCAACAAGCTTTGTATAAAGAAGCTGGGGTTAACCCATTTGCGTCATTGTTACCATTAATTGTACAAATGCCAGTTTTGATTGCTTTGTACCAAGCCATTTACACATCACCTGTGTTGAAGTCAGGTAAGTTCTTGTGGTTGCAATTGGGTAGTCATGATCCTTACTATGTTTTGCCAATCTTAGCGGCAGTCTTTACGTTTGCCTCATCATGGTTGTCAATGCAGTCAACGCCAGAACAAAACGGGATGACAAAGGCGATGCCTTATATTTTCCCCGTGGTGATCTTCTTTTCAGCCATTGCGGTACCAAGTGCTTTGTCACTTTACTGGGTTGTTGGTAACGTCTTCCAGACAATTCAAACATTCTTCTTGCAAAATCCGTTTAAGATTCGTCGTGAACGCGAATTACTCAAGCAAAAAGAACGTGAATTGCAACGTAAAATTAAAAAAGCAAAGCGCGGAACGCGCCGATAA